The Rubinisphaera margarita genome includes a region encoding these proteins:
- a CDS encoding radical SAM protein has translation MIQTPENGVLVQEILTRCTGYLDQISSHSLQPYRGCSFGRSLCGVGCYVQHNFFVTRGRPWGSFLEIRRNAAEVYLRTVERERRWASRQEKKFSVFCSSSTDPFVPQERKSGITRSVLMAMMEQPPEELILQTHSADVAREGPLLAQLRERTKVRVHVSIESDRETLPSLPPPAASVERRLEACRQLTQAGIRVLVTVAPLLPIKHPEKFFERIAAVADGVIIDHFIEGDGSPTGQRTRKTPLVEAMRAVDPASVELDYRDRMVEIARQVLPGRVGVGQDGFADRLF, from the coding sequence GTGATCCAAACCCCCGAAAATGGCGTCCTGGTGCAGGAAATACTGACCCGCTGCACGGGATATCTCGATCAGATTTCGTCCCATTCCCTGCAGCCATACCGGGGCTGCAGTTTTGGCCGATCTCTTTGTGGAGTCGGGTGTTACGTCCAGCACAACTTTTTCGTCACCCGGGGGCGCCCCTGGGGGAGTTTCCTGGAGATCCGCCGCAATGCGGCTGAGGTTTATCTGCGGACGGTCGAGCGTGAACGTCGCTGGGCGAGCCGCCAGGAAAAAAAGTTTTCAGTTTTCTGCTCCAGTTCCACCGACCCCTTCGTTCCGCAGGAACGGAAGTCCGGCATCACTCGATCGGTCCTGATGGCGATGATGGAGCAGCCTCCGGAGGAATTGATCCTGCAGACCCACTCCGCCGATGTGGCCCGAGAGGGTCCGCTGCTCGCTCAGTTGCGGGAGCGAACGAAAGTTCGCGTGCATGTGTCGATCGAATCAGACCGAGAGACTCTGCCGTCATTACCGCCCCCGGCGGCTTCGGTGGAGCGGCGGCTGGAAGCCTGCCGACAACTCACGCAGGCCGGCATTCGCGTTCTTGTGACCGTGGCTCCGTTGCTGCCGATCAAGCATCCCGAGAAATTCTTTGAACGAATCGCCGCCGTCGCGGATGGGGTGATCATCGATCACTTCATCGAAGGGGACGGCAGCCCGACCGGACAGCGGACCCGTAAAACGCCGCTGGTGGAAGCGATGCGAGCCGTCGATCCCGCGTCCGTGGAACTAGACTATCGGGATCGCATGGTCGAAATCGCCCGCCAGGTTTTACCGGGAAGAGTGGGTGTCGGTCAGGACGGCTTTGCCGATCGTCTGTTTTGA
- a CDS encoding RNA polymerase sigma factor — MSDRFQSDLLSRVRQGDESAWRHVIETYEGRLQAFAISRLGDAALAEDVVQETFVGFLTGLPNYDEERTALESFLFRIAAYKITDVLRRQGRRQTFAMTEGGPELSGGARKASSMARSREGAQQKKRHLEETLRDQIRSWIQEAQYERLQCCELLFVRGWPNKVVAESLDLTEQQVANHKQALLQKLKKHDLPELAQ; from the coding sequence ATGTCCGACCGTTTCCAATCCGATCTCCTCAGCCGCGTTCGTCAGGGCGACGAATCAGCCTGGCGGCACGTGATTGAAACCTATGAAGGGCGATTACAGGCCTTCGCGATCAGCAGGCTGGGAGACGCGGCTCTGGCGGAAGATGTGGTCCAGGAAACGTTCGTCGGCTTTCTGACCGGACTCCCGAACTACGATGAAGAACGGACCGCGCTGGAGTCATTCCTGTTCCGCATTGCCGCCTACAAGATTACCGATGTTCTGAGACGGCAGGGGCGTCGACAGACCTTCGCCATGACCGAGGGGGGACCGGAACTCAGCGGAGGAGCCCGCAAAGCATCCAGCATGGCCCGCAGCCGAGAAGGAGCTCAACAGAAGAAGCGACATCTGGAAGAGACGTTGCGGGACCAGATCCGCTCCTGGATTCAGGAAGCACAATACGAGCGGCTGCAGTGTTGTGAGTTGCTGTTTGTCCGTGGCTGGCCGAACAAGGTGGTGGCCGAGTCGTTGGATCTGACCGAGCAGCAGGTCGCCAACCATAAGCAGGCGCTGTTGCAGAAACTGAAAAAGCACGATCTTCCAGAACTGGCGCAGTGA